Proteins from one Bos taurus isolate L1 Dominette 01449 registration number 42190680 breed Hereford chromosome 7, ARS-UCD2.0, whole genome shotgun sequence genomic window:
- the INSL3 gene encoding insulin-like 3 precursor, whose product MDRRPLTWALVLLGPALAIALGPAAAQEAPEKLCGHHFVRALVRLCGGPRWSSEEDGRPVAGGDRELLRWLEGQHLLHGLMASGDPVLVLAPQPLPQASRHHHHRRATAINPARHCCLSGCTRQDLLTLCPH is encoded by the exons ATGGACCGTCGTCCGCTCACCTGGGCTCTGGTGCTGCTGGGCCCGGCCCTTGCAATCGCCCTCGGTCCTGCAGCCGCGCAGGAGGCGCCTGAGAAACTGTGTGGCCACCACTTCGTGCGCGCGCTCGTGCGGCTGTGCGGCGGACCGCGCTGGTCTTCCGAGGAGGACGGGCGACCTGTGGCTGGCGGCGACC GTGAGCTCCTACGGTGGCTGGAAGGACAACATCTCCTCCATGGGCTGATGGCCAGTGGGGACCCCGTGCTGGTACTGGCCCCACAGCCCCTGCCCCAGGCTTCTCGCCATCACCACCACCGCCGAGCAACTGCCATCAACCCTGCCCGCCACTGCTGCCTCAGCGGCTGCACCCGGCAAGACCTGCTGACCCTCTGTCCCCACTGA